The nucleotide sequence CGAGACCTTATCACTTGGCTGAAATATACTTCTTATTACTGAAACCACCTTTGTCTTCTCGTTTGAAAGGTATAATTAAACCAAGCAGGAAGGGGTAACGATATGGAAAGAAATCAAGCCGCTCATATACCACCAATAAACGCCAGCCTTCATTTGTTAGACCCTACAGGTATTTCGCCTTGGCGCATCAGATCGATAAAGGCTCGTGCTAAGTCTCCGAGGTCTGCAGATGTGCTATAGCGCTTCTCGCTCATCTGCTGAAGCCATAACTCACGAGAGCGGTGTGTGCCGCAGCGATACAGGTCGATTTCGTAGGTATTGCCTCTCATTACTGGAAAGTCCAGGGTAGTGTAAGGTGACTTTTTGCGGAGACGCCACTTGCCCCATGTTTTGTGGCGCTTTGGTTGGTAGTCTGGCCCTATTACTATCAATTGAGTCTCCGGCTGGCGTCCACGTTTGGTTAATTGGCGCGCTGTCTGCCAATAGGGGGAAAATGGCACTCAGGACATTGCCGGGGCGGTCTCACCTGGCTTGGCACCCATTTGTGGTGGCATCTCATACCCTCTCGGCATGCAATCTCGGTTTCTGTACTCATGGCATTATTCATTTTATTATATGTCTATGGCATATACTGTCAATACCTGCGCCGAGATATACAGTCTCAGGGTATTTTTGAGGGCAACTACCAACAGGGGGTCGGAAACGCTAAAAATAGGTAATTAGTAAGAATTGAGCGGTGCTAAGCGATAAGGAGCTATACTAGGCGCTGGGGAAACCGGAGGACATTGCCAGCGCAGTGCTCTTCCTGGTCTCGGACGCCGCCGGGTACATAGCAGGGTTTACACTCTTGGTCGATGGGGGTCTGCTTCTCGGCCGCGGCTGGAAGCGCTTAGGGTAAGATTAGCAGTAAGTAACGAAAGGGAAGGCCATTGCCTCCCCTCTTAATATCAATGAAATTATCATTTCATCAAATTGTTCACTCAGAGCTGGATTTGAGATGAAGGAATACGAAGATGAGACATTTCCTATGTTTTGCTGGTTAGAGTACGTGATATAATTTATTTACTGTGAACATTCTATTCATAGACGATACTGAACAGTTGAAGAAACAATATGTGGGAATCGGCGGAGTGATTTTCCACGATGGTTATTTAAATAACTTGTTTAGTCTATTTAATCAGAAGAAAGTATTGCACGGTATTCCCCCCAAAGAGGAAATCAAATGGTCTCCATCCAAGAATAGTTGGATAGGGAAGAACCTTATTGATGATAATAGAATTTCAGCCTACTCCGATATTCTAGACTTGGTGAGGTCATTTAATGGCAAAATAATAGTTGCTGTAGTACAGAGAGGCGAGTCAAAGCAAAGCTTAATAGAAGCGAAATAGAAGTGTATAGAATTTATCACTGAAAGATTCCAATTCTATCTTCAGGCTCAGGAGGATAGAAAAGGTCTTATCATAGCGGATTTTCCTGGGAGTGGGAAGGAAGAGAAGAAACTTCTACAGGATTACTATCAGCTCTTAGAAAAGGGAACAAAGTACGTAAAACCATCAAACATAGTTATGAACCTATTAACAACAGAATCCCATTTAAACCCGGCTCTTCAAGTTGCGGACTTGGTTGTAGGCATTACAACAGGAATGTGCACCCCTCAGAGGAACTATGCTCTTCCCTACTGGGACATAGTTAAGCGCAATCTTCATCGCAGTCAGAATGGTGAAGTAATGGGTTGTGGATTAAAAGTCTTCCCCAATGAAATCATTCGAGAAATACATGCGACACTCTTTCCTGAAGAGGTAGAAGATTTGGAGGAGAGTTACGAAGAATATATAGAGAGAATGAGGCATATTTATAGCGTACTCATGAGTGAAGATGAACTGGATATATACTTTCCTCGCCCCTAGTAGACAAGTTTGGTGCTGCACAGAAAGCCATTGTGTATCATATATCAGCGCAGCAAAGTGAACAATCCACAGTATCGTGGATTTAAACGACGTGAAAGAAGACTCAAGCCTCTCCGCTACATCTGCTGCGGGGCGCTCATGCCCATTAGACTAAGGGTGCGAGCGAGAACGATCCGGGCGGCCTCTACCAGCTTGAGGCGTGCCCCGGTGAGCGCCTCGTCGTCGGAGACGACGCGGCACTTCTCGTAGAAGTTGTGGAAGACGGTTGCTACGTCCATCGCGTAGTAGGGAAGGTGCTGGGGCTCCAGTGTTGTAGCCACCAGCTCCATCACCTCCGGTAGCTGGAGCATCTTTCTTATCAGGGCCAGCTCGGGGTCACTGGTAAGCAGGGAAACATCCCCCCCGCTGTAGTCGATCCCCCTCTCCTCTGCCAGGCGCAGGATGCTGGAGATGCGGGCATGGGCATACTGCACATAATAGACCGGATTGTCCGCCGACTGGCGCTTCGCCAGCTCCAGGTCGAAGTCCATCTGGCTATCGGCGGAGCGGGAGAGGAAGAAGAAGCGACAGGCATCGACGCCCACCTCATCCACCAGCTCCCGAAGGGTGATCATCTCCCCGGTACGCTTCGAGACCTTGAGCACCACATCCCCGCGCTTCAGGGTAACCATCTGAGAGATGATGACCTGGAGCCTCTGCGGGTCGACTCCCAGGGCAGCGATAACCGCCCTCATACGGGAGACATGCCCCTGGTGGTCGGCACCCCAGATATCGATCACCCTGTTGAAGCCCCGCTCGATGAACTTGTTATAGTGATAGGCGAGGTCGGAGGCAAAGTAGGTGGGAGAGCCATCGCTCCTCACCAGCACATTGTCCTTATCCTCGCCCAGGGCGGTGGAGGAGAACCAGATTGCCCCCTCCTTCTCCACGGTATAACCTTTCTCCTCAATGATGGACCTTGCCCTCCGGTATTGACCGTGCTCAAAAAGGCTCTTTTCGCTGAACCACTCATCGAAGGTGACCCCCAATCGCCCGAGGTCGGAGGCGATGGCGGCGATTACCTTCGCCGCTCCGCGCTCGCCTAGCTCCGCCGGCTTATCGAGGAACCTCTCCCCCTCCTCCTCGATTATCTCCCTGGCGATATCCACCATATAGTCACCGAAATAGCCTTCTGCAGGCATGGGGGCATCTCTCCCCAGCGCCTGCTGATAGCGAGCATAGAGAGATTGATAGAAGGCATCCATCTGGCTACCAGCATCGTTAATGTAGTACTCTTTCACCACTTCATACCCCGAGGAAGCTAGCACATTTGCCAGGGCGCTCCCCAGGATGGCACCCCGGCCATGCCCCACATGAAGGGGGCCGGTGGGATTAACGCTCACAAACTCCAGTTGCACCCTAACACCCTTTCCCAGGTCGATATTTCCGTACCACTCGCCGGTATTCAAGATAGCCTCCACCTGGGTGGTGAGCCAGTCGCTTCTCAGGGAGAAATTGATGAAGCCCGGCGGCACCACCTCGATGCTCTCGCACTGAGGGGGACACTGGATCAGGCCGGCGAGGTTCCGGGCGATGATAAGGGGGTCCATCCCTGCCGCCCGGGCCAGTTTCAGCGGTAGGGTCGAGGCATAATCGCCGTGCTCCGGATTCTGGGGGCGCTCCAGCACGATCTCGGGCATGGCGATGGGAGGAAGCAGATTGCTCCGCTGCGCCTCCAAAGCCGCCTTCTCCAGCAGCATTGCCAGCTTGTCTTTTATCATGCCTCCCCCATACCGTTGCCATCCCCCCATAGCCGGGCCACCTCCCCTTTGAGCAGTCGGTGCTCCTTACGGGAGAGATCGGGATCCCGCTTAAACAGGCCAATCGCCTCGCTGCGGACAAGCTCCAGTAGCTTCATATCGGAAAGCTTAGCCATCTTGAGATCGGGAAGCCCGCTCTGCCTGGTGCCGAAGAACTCCCCGGGCCCCCTGAGCTCCAGGTCCTTCTCGGCGAGCGCAAACCCATCCTGAACTCGCTCCAGAAGGGACATGCGTTCTCTTCCCTCGGGCGACGGGCTCTCGGCAACCAAAATGCAGTAGCTCTGCTGCTCCCCCCGCCCCACGCGACCGCGAAACTGATGAAGCTGCGCCAGGCCAAAGCGGTCGGCGCTCTCGATAAGCATCACCGTGGCATTGGGGACATCGATGCCCACCTCCACCACCGGTGTCGCCACCAGAATATCAAGCTCACCCTGGCGAAACCTCCTCATCACCCCCTCCTTCTCCTCGGCCTTGAGCCTGCCATGCACCAGCCCCAGCCTGAGGTCGGGGAACACCTCCCCGGAGAGTCGCTCATATTCGCTGATCGCCGCCCTGGCCTCGATATAATCAGACTCCGCAACGAGGGGACAGATGATGAAGGCCTGGCGTCCCTCCGCGATCTCCTTATGCAAAAAGCGATAGGCCTTCTCCCTCTCTTCAGGTTCGAGACACCTGGTCTTAATTACCTGCCTCCCCTGGGGAAGCTCATCGATCACCGATAGGTCCAGATCGCCATATAGTGTAAGCGCCAGGCTACGCGGGATGGGGGTGGCGGTCATCACCAGAAGGTGAGGGGTTGGCCCCTTCTGGCGCAGCGCGGTGCGCTGCATCACGCCGAAGCGGTGTTGCTCATCAACGATGGCAAGCCCCAGTCGCTCAAAATCCACCCCCTGCTGAATCAGGGCATGGGTGCCTATTACAATATCCACCTTCCCCTCCGAGATGGCCCGATGCACTGCCTTCTTTTCGCTCTGTTTCATACTTCCGATTAGCAGGCCCAGGGTGATGGGACAAGGGAGCAGGGAGGTGAATTTTCTGAGACCACCCGCTACCTCCTCTTCATGACCTGCCTGGGCCAAAAGGGCGGAAATATACGCAAAATGCTGTTCCGCCAGTATCTCGGTAGGCGCCATGAAGGCCCCCTGGTTGCTACTGGCTACCGTAGCCAGTAGCGCGGCGATGGCCACCACCGTCTTGCCGCTGCCCACCTCCCCCTGGAGCAACCGGCTCATCGGCCTAGCTTCAGCGAGATCGGCAAGGATCTCCCCCAGCGCCCGCTTTTGAGCCCCGGTCAGGGCGTAGGGAAGGGAGCTCATAAAGGCCTCAAGGATCCCGTCAGCGGGCTCAATTTGGGGCGCCGCGCCGCCCTCCTGCCAGCCTCTCCTACTGGAGAGCACCCCTAACTGGATGAGAAATAGCTCATCGAAGGCCAGCCTCCTTCGAGCACGATGCTTATGCTGCTCGCTCTCGGGATAGTGAGCCTGCTTTATCGCCTGGGGAAGTTCGAGGAGCTTGGCCCGCCTTCTCACATCCCTGGGAAGGAAATCGGGGAGGCGCGGTGCCCAAAGCTCCACCGTCTCCTTAACCAGCCTTCTCACCACACGAGGACTTAGCCCCTCGGTGAGGGGATAGAGCGGGATGAGCCGCCCAGTATGGGTCAAGTCCTCGCTCACCAGCAGCTCGTACTCTGGCGACTGGAAAACCTTTACCCCCTTATAGAGGCTCACCTTGCCGCTCAACACCAGTTGAGAGTTGGTACGCAGATTCTTGGCAAGATAGGGCTGATTGAACCACACCACCCTCATGTTGCCGCTCTCATCGCCAACGATGGCCTCGGTGGAACGCCTGCCGCCGATGAGGGCCTCCCTGGCCTGCCAGACGGCAGCGACTACAGTCTGCTCCTCGCCCACCCTAAGCTCAGCGATGGTCTCCCGCTTGCTGTAATCGATATGGCGCCGGGGAAAGAAGTAGAGCATATCACGCACTGTCTGGACACCCAGCCTGCGGAACCTGGGCATAAGCTTGACGCTAAGCCCCCTGATGGTGGTGATAGGTGCATCCAGGCCCGGGTCTGCTTCCGCTATTTTTACCCCAGGTGCTGGCTCACCCGGCCCCTCATCCTGATTCCCATCCAGCCAGCGCAGCACGCTACTTACCCATTCCGCCCGCTGCCCGGTATCCAGACTGGCATAGCTCGAGGATAGTAATTGCCGGGGAAGTTCACCCGCCGAGCGCTCAAGGTAGCGATCCAGCCCCCCGGACACGGCACCATCCCCATAGCCTTTCTTCCGCTCCAGCTCCAGGATCTTTCGAAGCGTGGCCAGTTCCAACAGTATTACTCCACGGAAAGGATGTAGTTGTAGTGGGGTTGACCACCGTGGATCGCTTCTACCTCAAGGTGAGGGTACTTCCGACGAAGCGCTTCAGCGATCCCATCGGCCTCAGCGCCCGCGGTATTGGCACCATAGTAGATGGTAACCACCTCGCATTGCGATAGATCGATTTGGAGAAGCACCTCACTGACCAACTGGGGAATGTGATCTCCCACCCCTACCAGCTCCCCATCGAGGAAAGCGATGGCCTGCCCGTCTTTCATGGCGAGGTCACCGAACCTTGCGGCGCGCACCGCAGTGGTCACCTCCACCGTCCGCACCTCCGCTATCGCCTCTTTCATGGCAGCGACATTTGCTTCTAGATCTTCTGCTTTGTCGAAGGCCAGGAGCGCCGCTACTCCCTGGGGTATCGTCTCTGTAGGCACTATCTCCACCCTCTTTGCGCTAAGATTGCACGCCTGCTCCGCGGCAAGCACGATATTGGGGTTATTGGGCAGGAGAATAACCTTGTCCGAGGGCACCGATTCCACCACCCGCAGCAGTTCCTCAGTGGAGGGGTTCATTGTCTGTCCCCCCGAGACAACGGCAGTGACCCCGAAGCTTCGAAATACCTCCCCTATCCCATTACCTGATGCCACCGCTACGGTAGCGATCTCGATCTGCGGTGGCTTCCCAAGAGCGGTAAACTCCTCATGCTGCTCATCTATGTTTTGCACGTTCACCTGGCGCAGCGTGCCCAGTGAGGTGGCGTAGCTAAGGGCGGCGCCGGGGTCGAAGGTGTGGACATGGGCTCTCACTAAATTCTCATCCTCCACCACCAGCACGGACTGCCCGATAATCTCCAGTTGCTCTCTAATCTGGTTCGGGTTGAGGTCTCGACCCTCGATGATAAACTCGGTACAGTAGCCATAGGCTTGCTCCGCCGCCGGGACACTAAACCCAACCTGCCCGGCGGATACCGGCGCGGGGATTTCAAATTCATCCGCCTCCCCCCGCAGGTAGCGTAAAAACCCTTCGAAGATTACAAATAGCCCCAATCCGCCGGCATCCACCACCCCAGCCTCACGTAGCACTGCCAAGAGGGAGGGCGTTCTGGCCACACTTTCCTTCGCCGCAGTAGTTGCTGCCTCTATAACATCACACAGGTTATTGCCATGAGAGACCGCCTGAGCCGCAGCGGAGGCCTCCCTGACCACGGTTAGGATGGTCCCCTCAACAGGATGGCTCACCGCTTTATATGCAAGAGAGGTACCCGCCAATAGTCCCGCTACCAGGTCGCCCCCTTCCAGACGTTCCTTCTCATCGAGCGTGGTAGCCAGCCCGCGCAGGATCTGGGAAAGGATTACCCCGCTATTGCCCCGTGCCCCCATCAGGGCGCCGTGGGCTATGGCGCGGACCACCGCAGAGGCACTCTCCCCGGTGGCGCCGGATGCCTCTTCCACTGCCGAGCGCATGGTGAGGAGCATATTGATGCCGGTATCGCCATCGGGTACGGGAAAGACGTTGAGGGAGTTTATCTGATCCGCGTTTCTCTCCAGCCACACCGTGGCAACACCAAACATCTCCACCAGGTCTTGCCCGCTACAGGAATCTATTACCCTCATCCCGTTCCTACTTGCTAAAGGAACCTATATATGGTATCCTTATTTGGTCAATTCTACTGCAAAATAATTGTTTGGTCAAAGGGTATGTGATGCCGGGGAAATGTGATATATGTGGCAAGACGCCTCAGTTCGGACATAATGTTAGCCACTCCAAGCGCCGTACCAATCGGCAGTGGAGCGTTAATAGCCAGAAGAAGTCGCTACTTATCAATGGGAAAAAGGTGCGGCTCAACATTTGCACCAGGTGCCTCAGGACTCAATATAAGCTAGCCGGTTAGCCCGGGAAGGCTCGCCCTGAGCCTGTCCATCGCCTCTTTAACGTTTTCCTGGCGGTTGAATATCGCCGAGCCCGCTACCAGTACCCGCGCACCCGCCTCAACCGCTCTGGGCGCTGTCTGGGCCGAGATACCCCCATCGACCTCGAGCTCGCAAGCCAACTCCCTCTCATCCAGGATATGCCTGAGGCTGGCGATCTTATCCAGGACCTCCTCCATGAAGGCCTGCCCGGCAAAGCCCGGGTTGACCGTCATCAGGAGCACCAGATCCAGGGCGGGAAGGATCTCATCGATCACGGCAAGCGGGGTCGCCGGCTTGATAGATACACCGGCCCTCACCCCAAGCCCCTTTATCGATTCCACCAGTTTACGGAGATCGGGGCAAACCTCGGCGTGCACGGTGATGATGTCCGCCCCGGCCCGGGCGAATTGCTCGAGCTGACGCTCCGGCCTCTCCACCATCAGGTGAACATCGAGGGGTAAATCTGTCCAGGGGCGAATCGCACCGACCACCGGAGGGCCGATGGTTATCTGGGGGACGAAGTGCCCGTCCATGACATCTACGTGGATGTAGTGAGCGCCCGCCGACGTTACCTCGGCGACCTGCTCGCCCAGGCGAGCGAAGTCGGCGGATAGGATGGAGGGGGCTATCTTAACCTCGCTACTACTCACCTTCGCCCTGGACAATCTTTCTAGCCCTGGCCAGTTGCTGCGTCACCTGTTCCCGCGCGGTACCGCCGAGGACATTGCGTGCCGCAATGGAGGCCTCAGTAGTGACGTTATACACGTCTTCCTCAAAGAGCGGCGAAAATTCCGTGTATTCACTTAAAGCCAAACCCGCGAAGCTCTTCCCCATATCCATAGCATATTGCACCAGCCTGCTCACTATACCGTGAGCCTCGCGGAAGGGCACTCCCTTAACCACCAGGTAGTCCGCCAGGTCAGTAGCGAGTGTGTATCCCTCCTCAGCAACGCCGCTGGCCCTATCGCCTCTGACCCTGATGGTAGCCACCATTCCAGAAAATACCTCGAGTGTAGACATCAAGGTGTCCACCGTATCGAACAGGCCCTCCTTGTCCTCCTGCATATCGCGGTTATAGGTCAGCGGAAGGGCCTTCATTATGGTCAGCATCGCCATCAGGTTACCGTAAACCCGGCCCGTCTTAGCTCGTGCCAGCTCAGCGATATCCGGGTTCTTCTTCTGCGGCATGATACTTGAGCCAGTGACGTAGCTATCGTCAAGCATTATGAAGCCAAACTCCGCCGAGGACCACAGGACTATCTCCTCAGCCAGGCGCGACAGGTGCATCATGGTCACTGCCGCCGCTGCCTGGAATTCGATGATGAAGTCGCGGTCAGAGACTGCGTCCATACTGTTCTGGCTTATCCGGCTAAAGCCCAGCTCCCTGGCCAGGAAATCGCGGTCTACCGGATAGGGCACACCGGCGAGCGCGCCGCTCCCCAGAGGCAAGACATCGGTGCGCTTAAGAGCGTCGCGGAACCGCTCTACATCGCGCTCCAGCATCTCGAAGTAGGCCAGCATGTGATGGGCGAAAAGCACCGGCTGCGCCCGCTGCAGGTGGGTATAGCCAGGCATGACGACATCTAAATTGGCATCCGCCAGATTTATTATGGCCTTCTGCAGATCGATAAGCCGTGTTATGGTCTGCGCGATGGCCTCTTTCAGGAAGAGGCGCATGTCGAGCGAGACCTGGTCATTTCGTGAGCGGGCAGTATGCAACTTTCGCCCTACATCCCCAATCTTATCGATCAATCGAGCCTCGATATTCATATGTATATCTTCCAGGTCATCGCGAAATTCGAAAGAGCCCTGCTCTATATCCTGGCGGATGGAGGTGAGCGCCATCGTGATAAGCTCGGCGTCCTTATCCGATATGATACCCTGCTTTGCCAGCATCCTGGCGTGGGCGATGGAGCCAGCGATGTCCTCTTTATACAGGCGCTTATCAAAGTGGATGGATGACGTATAATTTTGCACCGATTTATTGACCCCCTTACCGGTTATTGAACGACTATTTATCTTGAATCATGATGCTTCGCCCATTTAGCTATGTCACACCAACTTGATAAACTCATTCACTGATAATCCTGCCTTCTAGATAATAGCTCGCAGTGTTCCTCTGTCTAATTCCTTGTGGAGGGGGACAACTAATTGGCAAAATGGGTCATCTCGCCTGAGTGTCACATGACTACCTTCCTGCCTTTTAAAGTGGAACCCTGCTTTTCCCAAAGCTTTGATACACTTTTCACCCGATAAGACGGGAAGCTTACTCATACTACTACTACCGATACCTCGAACTTCTCTTCAGGTATGGGCAGTTTATCCTCTTCGAGGGAGTGGATATAGCAGTTTATAGCCTCTTTGATGTTTTTTAGTGCTTCCTCTTTCGTCTTCCCCTGGCTGATACAGCCGGGCAGGCTGGGACATTCAACTACCCAGTAACCATCCTCCCCTAGATATAAAATAACCTCTCGCATTTCTTCCCCTATCTAAGCCTGTTGCACAAAGCAGAAGCTTGAATAAATTCACCAACTAGGCTGTTAAAATCGCTATCATAATGGCATGATGGTTCCACTATTGGGCCTACGATAAGCTTTATAATAGGCCTAATTGTCCACTGTAATGAAGAGGGTCGTGTTTATGCAACAAGCTCTATCCATCCTATATTTGGCCAAATTCGTCCGGCTTAAAAGAGGATCCCCTCCTTCTCCATATTTCCCAAATTACGAATATCTGGCCTATTCTCCTTCACCAGGATAAATATGTCAATGTCTGAATCTTTATAGAAATCCCCTCTCGCCTCAGAGCCAAATATCGATACGGACAGCATTTCATCCCCCAGATTCTCTCCCAACTCCTTTATAAAAGAGCCCGCCATTTTCCTTTCAGTCTCGCTCAGGCAACCCCCATCCGTTTCCCACTATAGCACCCTACTTTTTCTTCAAGCCCATACAGCTCAACTCATATTCCCCTATTAATCCTTCATCAGCAAAGCTGAAGTATCTATTCTCACCTACTATTATATGGTCTAAGACCTTAATCTGCATAATACTGGCTGCGAAGACCAGATCCTGAGTTATCCCTTTGTCATCTTCACTGGGAGCAGGATTCCCCGCAGGATGGTTATGGGCAAATATCAGAGAAGCAGCATTATGCTTGATTGCACTCTTTATAACCTCGCGAGGGTAAATGGCGCTCAGGGTCAACGTTCCCTCAAAAAGGTCTTCCACTTCAATTACCTGATTCTGACTATTTAAGAAGAGAACCTTAAATTTCTCTTTCTTAAGGTCTCTCATCGAGTGATACAGGTAATCAAACACCTCTTTTGAAGAGCTACAAAATGTTTTATCCAGGAGTTGCTCCTTGAGGAACTCTCTGGCAACCTCCTGCACCAGCTTGATACCAAAAGCATTGTGAGGACCGATTCCAGCGATCTTCTGCAGCTCCTCCGAAGGGGCTTCCAGCACTCCTCTTAGGGTTTTGAACCTCTTTATCGCCTCCTTTGCCTGCTGCTTGCAATCCCTGCGAGGTGCCCCCAGCGTCAGCAGTAATTCGATGATCTCATAATCATTGAATCCGTTTAGACCAGATTTGATGAACTTTTCCCGTAATCTTTTTCTATGGCCCTCCCGTGATAATTGAGAAGCGTCAGCCTTTAGTGATTGCTGCATTTCTGGCTGCATAGTACCCCACCCCTACATGCTCCAGTAGATGGAGCCGGCGATATCCTCGTTATACAGGCGCTTACCGAAGTGGACGTATTCGTTATACTTTTACACAGATTTATCGATCCCTTTATTGAAACGGTCACGCATGGAAGTCATCTACCCTATCTCCGGCTGATCCACCCCCTGAACCCGGGCCTGGGTCTTCACCGGAAGTCCCCAGATGTGAATAAAGCCCACCGCGGCGCTCTGGTCAAACTCGTCGCCCTTATCATAGGTGGCCAGGCTGAAGCTGTAAAGCGACCTGGGCGATTTTCGCCCCACCACCGTCGCCTTCCCTTTACCAAGCTTCACCCGCACCGTGCCGGTGACGTGGCGCTGCGAGCTCTCCACGCAGGCTGCGAGGTCCTGGTGGAAAGCGGTAAACCACAGCCCATTATAAATAAGATCGGCATACTCCAGTGCCACCCTATCCTTGAAGCGCAGTTGCTCCCTGGAGAGGGTCATTGCCTCCAGAGCTTTATGAGCGGTAAGCAACACGGTTGCTGCCGGCGCCTCGTAGATCTCCCGCGACTTAATCCCCACCAGCCGATTCTCTACGTGGTCGATACGCCCCACGCCGTGCTCTCCGGCCAGCTCGTTAAGCTGCAGGATAAGTGATACGCCATCGAGGTTTTTTCCATCAAGGCTCACTGGCACCCCGCGCTCGAAACCGACCTCCACGTAGGCGGGCGTATCCGGCGAATCCTTCGGCGAGCGTGTCATTATATAGATCTCCTCCGGCGGCTCGTTCCACGGGTC is from Dehalococcoidia bacterium and encodes:
- the radC gene encoding DNA repair protein RadC, with product MQPEMQQSLKADASQLSREGHRKRLREKFIKSGLNGFNDYEIIELLLTLGAPRRDCKQQAKEAIKRFKTLRGVLEAPSEELQKIAGIGPHNAFGIKLVQEVAREFLKEQLLDKTFCSSSKEVFDYLYHSMRDLKKEKFKVLFLNSQNQVIEVEDLFEGTLTLSAIYPREVIKSAIKHNAASLIFAHNHPAGNPAPSEDDKGITQDLVFAASIMQIKVLDHIIVGENRYFSFADEGLIGEYELSCMGLKKK
- a CDS encoding argininosuccinate synthase, with amino-acid sequence MAEKVVLAYSGGLDTSVAIRWLAENYHMDVIALMVDVGSERDLPAIQQKALKVGAVESLVVDAREIFVKHFVFPALKADALYEGQYPLATALARPLIVKLMVDTANEQGASAVAHGCTGKGNDQVRFDVSTMALAPHLKIIAPAREWGMTREQEVAYAKKYDIPVPPESDYSIDVNLWGRSIECGVLEDPWNEPPEEIYIMTRSPKDSPDTPAYVEVGFERGVPVSLDGKNLDGVSLILQLNELAGEHGVGRIDHVENRLVGIKSREIYEAPAATVLLTAHKALEAMTLSREQLRFKDRVALEYADLIYNGLWFTAFHQDLAACVESSQRHVTGTVRVKLGKGKATVVGRKSPRSLYSFSLATYDKGDEFDQSAAVGFIHIWGLPVKTQARVQGVDQPEIG